A segment of the Solea solea chromosome 14, fSolSol10.1, whole genome shotgun sequence genome:
GAAAAGATCttcaacattttgtcacatttagcttcAATGTTTGAAAAAGTGGTGTGAATTTTTGAAAGTCACTTTTTagcacatttacaacaatatttgttaacttagaaatgtattaaatagtgaaatctaaatattaaatgttacacctaaatgttaaatgttaaatctaaatgttaaatctaaatctaaatgctaaatataaatataaatataaatataaatataaatataaatataaatataaatataaatataaatttaaatgctaaatgtaaatgttaaatctaaatgctaaatataaatataaatctaaatgttaaatctaaatgctgaATACAAATCTTTCGggtgaaactaaatatttagcTAATATGCTGTTTTACTTCAAATCACACTGCTGGTAACcggaagtaccaaaataaaagctcgaGGAGGTCAGCTTTTTAAACACAAGTATCTAATGccagagacgtctgagccagcggatcatttcacaGGACAggcgaggtaacgctgctctgtgccggccACAGATTGATCACCGCCAACAAAGTTGCTGCCAAAATGAAtacatcatatcttaatacacaaaccacattttggAATTCTAAATAATGTTGAAGTTAGTTTCAGCATGAGCTGCTTCACAAACAGCACCCCATACACTCCTGGTCGCCCTTCATACTTCCTGATTCTGATTAGAGATCTTTTCAAGTGAAATCCTTTGCAGAGCACTTCAAATCTGTATATGGTATAATCTTTAATCTAGGTTTAAAGGCCTTGTTAtagaaaactgcatttttaaacaaagtttCTGCATTGTGGGTGTGTGCTATGCATTATTTTCAGTGAACTGTCTTGGCCAGGCCATAAAAGTGATTTATGACTTATGATCTGTGAAAGAATTTATTTTATCAGTTCCTTCTGTCCAAGTTATTCTGTGGCCTGGTTCAGTGTGGCTATCGTTTATAACTAATTCTGGAGAAACGtgaaacacaaatcaaatattaatgctaatgaaataatgaaaaagctCACCATGAGCCATTCTGAGTAGCATCACCAAGAGTCCAAACACAGCTTCCATGTTTCCTCAGTGTTCAGCCTTCAGCTTTCAGACAGACTCGTTCACCCCAAAGGCAAAAATGCACACATCACACTGACCACTCTGACACAAGGGAATTGAAGAAACGTTTTTTTCCGTATATAACTCAGAGGAAGCCGTGGTCGGAACTGAGAAGACTAAAAGtaacaggtgaacacacacagcacaagtTATTATGTAGTACTGCTGTTATTCACTGCAttcaaatgaaaagtgaaattCAAGAGAATCCAATGCAACTTCATGGTAAAATCTTTTAATGTTAGCTGGGTAGGTTCATATACAAAATGTGTGCTTGTATGCGCTTATAGTCAAGTCTCCGGTTTATCGTCAGATCACTTCAGGTCTTCAATGGTCACAATTCATGATTCAGGAAATTATAATGTTGTACAATTTGTATAGAAAGAGGTCGCTCTGAAATCCTGACTTGTCCGTACTCCACCTCCCCCTCGTCACTCTGCTGTACCTGCCTCCTCTGCACAACCCTGACATCTGTATAGGTTAATTCCtgatcatcctcttcctctgcagagTGGAAAGTAGTAGCATAGTCACATTCTATTAGATATCACGTGACTAAAGAAACTGGTTTCTTCTTTGAAGCTATAGACCACAGATACAGGATTGTCTTCTTGTTATCTTTggcacttgttttctttttcttctgaacACAAATGACAGATACACCAAGCACTAAGAGAAGTACCAGTGCTGAAAGTACACCAGCCATCACTGGCAAATGCTCTGTAAAAGACAAGACAGAGTGAAATCAGTGAcacatcacatgtttttatggagaaagaaagaagaaaaatgataaaacaacTCATGGACCCACTGCATTAAAGGAGGGGTTTTCACTTACTAATGAACCACAGGTCATCACCTCTGGAGGGAGTCACAGTTTGACTGGAGGATGTGATATTATTGGAGAGTGTGACTGACTCTGTCCTCTTACCAGCAGTAGTGTCTGTGACCGTGGTGGGCTCAACACACAGTGTGTTAGTGGCTGCAAACACTTGAATGGACAAGTGTAGAGCCCGATTCTCTATCATCACTccatttgaattttgaatttcaAGTGAATATTTGTCACTGTCATTTTTGTGCAGATTACTGATTGTAAATGTTCCATTACTGGGATCAAAGGAGGATCTATTTTTCAACACATAAATAGAAACTGCTTTATTTTTCCAGCGCAAAAttcttgttttgcttttctgaaaaGTAAATCTTGGTGGGATTGTGTCCATCAGCCGAATGAACACAGTTCCTCCGACAGCTCCATAACACTGAGCTCCATCCTGTCTGCCATCACAGTGGGTCTCCACacctgaaaagaagaaaaaaatggttttcacagaaaactaaataaaccacaaaacaaacaaacaaaaaaagtatttgcaGTATTTCCTTTACCAGACTGGACATAAGCGCAAATAtcaaaattaacaaaatcttGTTCCTTCAGTTGAATTCTCTCAGTGGATGGAAACACATGCTGTTGGATTTAGAATGTATGATCATATCAAACTTTGGCAGAGATTACAACTATTCTCAGGAGGCCAAAATATCTAATATTCTGCACAATGCATAAGAGATTATTTAGATTTCAgattttcaattattattaccctcatttgtttttaactttgttttctgGTAGGTGAAGATATGAGATCATTTGATGGTGAATTAATTTAGGGTTATTAAATGTGAGAactgtaaatgataaaaaaaactttccataaccaaaaaaataacagtaaagGCAAGAATAAGAAGGAATGATTATGCATGATTGGATTGCTCCAAAACATAGATATAGAAATACAAGTGTGGGGGGAGCTCACCGTGAGAGACTCCGAGCAGCATCAGCAACAGTCCAAACACAGCTTCCATGTCCTTCCACTGCTCAGCCTCCAGTTTGATCCAGTTTGCAGCTTTCACATGTGTCCAGATTTTTACTaaactgatcctttcagctccataaaaccagaacaagtacgacGGGAACAACTCGAGTGTCTTTATGAAgttttattacacacacacacacagttaggtTGTACATCGACAAATCGTACAAGTTCTGATGATTAGTAGTTAGACAGAGGTAAACATATAACAAAGGGGCTTTGATAGCAAAGCTGTGATGACAAACTGCACTTTAATGACGACAGTGCTTTGATAGTGTCATAGATAATAGATAACATAGATAACAACTGTGCTTTGATTACGAACAGCACATGctccaaacacacagactggagGTTATCTTAATCCTGATATCTATcacatataacaataaatagaGTAATAGTTTTGCCTGTTGGAAAGTTCTACAATGTGCATGCTTGTTATGAGCATGTGTGAAAACTTCGATCAAAGTGGACGATGgtgtatttgtctctttttttccgtGGGCAAAAAGGCAAGCAGGAAGTGGTGGGGTAGCACAGTGGTGAACACCAGTCCTCCGTGTGaagagacatcatggtcacaagttatTATTCAAGTGGAATAATGTTCACTTCCATTAACCTTTACAAAGTAAGgcctgtacatgtgtgtgtgagagagagatactgAGACAGAATGAAACTGCCCTTCTTACTGGAAGAGGATTTTTAGATatactattttaaaaatgtccagTTTTCCCTGAattaacatttacaaaataGAAACAATGATGTCCAggtgtctatttgtgtctctCTACCTCATCGTCCAGAACAGTGGGTGAATATTGCTCTTCTCTGAACATATAATATCAGAGCAAATGTCCATTATGTCCAGGTCAGCActacagaggccaccattttgCACCGCTATGCTTACAACAACCCACAAGGGACAAACTAAACAGTTTTGAGATTGAATGCTAACTGAAGGCGACATAGATTcttcaacacacttggaagggaagggtgaggtgagagatattcagctgcatgcattttacacactgtacctttaaactGTCccatattgtattttattattttgtttaaattacACACAATAGTCGAgcatctttttgtgtgtgttcatttaacttcACAGCAACTTTAGGTGGTGTTTCAGAGTATCAGGATCACCACGGGATTTTATTTAGCTGGTTACTTCAGCTTGGACTGAAGCATAGTAGTTGTATTATGTCGCCCTCCACTGGTGACTCAATTTAAATACACGAGAGGAACTGACACTTATTTCTAGAATAATTACGTTTTTCACTGCCACATCACATCTGCACTTATCATAGTCATTCTGCATTTATTATGGttgttattcttgttttttgttttttttttgggggggggggggggggttgttagAAATTCCTATTTTAGAGTTggtttttaaaattaattttaacagtattttataatatttctgCTCTCTGATAGATTTCCATAAACTACAGCATTTCCTCTGACATTCAATTGACTGTTAAAATTTAAAGGATTAATACAATCTTCTgtatctttaaaagaaaaggatATGTATTTGTTCATGCTGTGTATCATATTATTTGATCATTGTTTCTCCTgagagtttttcatgttctccacACACAGTTTGACTGAACCATAACGTCTCTGTAACCCAGCAGAGTTAAGAATGAGGTTATTCTTGTATGACTAAACAGGTATTTTACCTAAAGTGACAGATGTCATTTGTATAGAATGTTTGTATATGTAAACGTGTAAATGTGCATAGATCAGTGGACACTCGGAAAAACAGAGGgtccattttgacatgttttagcaggacGGTGTAACTGATGGCGGCTCTGATCCGTCAATCTTAGTCAGACAGTTACACATAACCATAACACCTGTGGTTTTCCTGCTGTGTCATGTCAAAATAGCTTCTGTGCAAAGAAACCCTTGAGGTCTCATGTGTGCACAGTATTAAATCTTCATTCAGTCAAAGCAAGATGTCCACATGACGAGACACCTATGATCACAGatacacatttaatttataattaaGGTTTAACGCTGATTAACTTAAAGCTTGCTCAGAAAATGACTTATTATTGAAATCAGCTGCCTCCATAGCTGAAAATATCCACCCCAAAACACACGTTTACCTTTGAAAGTTAATATAAAATAAGCAATTGTTACTTAACTATGAGagtatgtaggtatacatatacatatgtgtatatatatatatatatatatatatatatatatatatatatatatatatatatacagtatttatatacacatctatatgtatgtgtgtgggtgtgtgtatgagagagagtgTAAAACCGAAACGCAGCCTGATTACAATCACTTTTGTAAAGGAGAAAAACTATGTGAACAACTATGGCTTTTAAAAAATCCTCTGCTGCTAACTCAGTTTTAAGTAATAATAGAATGTCTCCATTTAAGTTAGTTTGCACATAAGCCGTGCAAACCTTAAATTTTAGTTCTTAAAAAAGCAAATTTACATTTCTCTTatcttcacacatacacacacgacTCAATCCTCAACTAATCACCTCCACATtggttttacatttacagtaaactCAAACAAGTTAAAAGATGATTGACCAACATAAATGCCCTGATGGCACACAGAGACATGACTTTACAGTTTTTTAACAAGGATTTCAAAATGCTGAAACATTAAGGGAGACATGAAAACAAGGTGTGTTAAATTTATGCAACTGTCCCCTTTGATTCTTGACAACCACCTGAGCGTAGACACAGTCGTCTGTAGTTCGTTCAACAGCCCGCTGAGGTCACTCTGAAATCCTGATCATACTCCACCTCCCCCTCGTCACTCTGCTGTACCTGCCTCCTCTGCACAACCCTGACATCTGTATAGGTTAATTCCtgatcatcctcttcctctgcagagTGGAAAGTAGTAGCATAGTCACATTCTATTAGATATCACATGACTAAAGAAACTGCTTCCTTCTTTGAAGCTATAGACCACAGACACAGcttaaaatatattttcttctcttttttttacctttggcacttgttttctttttcttcttaacACAAATGACAGATACACCAAGCACTAAGAGAAGTACCAGTGCTGAAAGTACACCAGCCATCACTGGCAAATGCTCTGTAAAAGACAAGACAGAGTGCAATCAGTGACACATCACAAGGAGGGTTTTCACTTACTAATGAACCACGAGTCATCACCTCTGGAGGGAGTCACAGTTTGACTGGAGGATGTGATATTATTGGAGAGTGTGACTAACTCTGTCCTCTTACCAGCAGTAGTGTCTGTGACCGTGGTGGGCTCAACACACAGTGTGTTAGTGGCTGCAAACACCCACTGTGATACGTGCGTCCCATTGGATAAGGTGCAGTTGATGAAAACTACAGAAAGATTTAGATCAACATGACTGATGCACAGTCATCATGGTCTTCACTGGCAACATCAGCATCTTGTCACATGTTCCCACTCACCACAGGTCGCTATCCTCATGTCTTTGGAGATGTTAGTGACGTGATTACTGACTGAGCAGACCAGGAGTCCTGACACGTTCTGTCTCAGAACGATGATGTCAGTGTCCTTATTTCCAGAGAGGAGCTCatcctgtgtcagtgtgtgtccatCCAGAGTCCAACTGTACTGAGGACTGTCCCCCCCTCCCTCAGTGGTGCAGGACATCCTCATCTCTCCCTGGGACAAACACTCATTCACCAACGTGACAGAGGACAAGGGAGCTGAAGGAGAAAACACTCGGATGATTCTGTATGAGATTTACTGAGATATATGAGATTTATCTGTCAATATAATTCTGAGCTCTATAAGGCTTTTTCATATTAATAAATTCAACAGCAGGGAAACAGTTATTTACCTTGAATGGACAAGTTTAGAGTCCGATTCTCTACCGCAGCTCCATTTGAATCTTGAATATCAAGTGAATAtttgtcactgtcacttttCTGCAGATTATTGATTCTTAATGTTCCTTTACTGTCATCAAAGGATAATCTGTTTTTCATCACATAAAtagaaagtgttttatttttccagcgcaaaattcttgttttgtttttctgcaaagTAAATCTTGGTGGGATTATGTCCATCAGCTGAATGAACACAGTTTCTCCCACAGCTCCATAACAATGAGTTCCATTTCGTCTGCCATCACAGTGGGTCTCCACacctgaaaagaagaaaaaaaagatttatacaccacaaaacgaacaaaaaagtatttgcaatattttttttaccagactGGACATGAAGCACAAATATCAACCTAATGGGTTTACCAAATCAGTTGTGCATTGACTTCATATACGagtacatttttcatttatctcTATTTGTATTAATACAGTCAGTGTGGACAGATTATCATTTGACCCAGTTTTTTAGTATACTAGATAGTGCTATTAaagcactatatatatatatattttattttttttttatatatatatatatatatatatcccttaAACCCCACTTCGCCTCTCTGGtattttaaaatctatttatgtatttacatatttttgtatGCAACCTGTGCCTCCTTCTGTACAACACTTTGGTTGACTGCTGTCATTTAAAGGTGCTATGGAAATAcagtttgagttgagttgagagTTGAGATGCAGTGCCCTATAAGATGCCCTTACAACATTGTTGCCTATGGGAGTCCATCTTATCTTAGGGCACTGTTATGAAGTTCCCTACTGTccctacatgacagtgtcccaaaggGTGTCCTTAGAGGAAATGACATTCAGCTCCAGGTTCATGGCTTCCTTTTCTTTGTATGTGTCTACATGTGAGTAGGAGATGGGTTGCAGATGTGCATGTTTGATTGAATGACATGAGTGAGTGTCTAGTTGGATCCTGGGAGCCGATTGTtcctgcacaggaggttccAGTATGAGAGGCCAGATCTTCTGCACTGGACTTCCCTTGAACCATTCACAGCCAGATTGCCTGcagacattttctgtttgtttat
Coding sequences within it:
- the LOC131472949 gene encoding uncharacterized protein LOC131472949 isoform X1, coding for MEAVFTLLLMLLGVSHGVETHCDGRRNGTHCYGAVGETVFIQLMDIIPPRFTLQKNKTRILRWKNKTLSIYVMKNRLSFDDSKGTLRINNLQKSDSDKYSLDIQDSNGAAVENRTLNLSIQAPLSSVTLVNECLSQGEMRMSCTTEGGGDSPQYSWTLDGHTLTQDELLSGNKDTDIIVLRQNVSGLLVCSVSNHVTNISKDMRIATCVFINCTLSNGTHVSQWVFAATNTLCVEPTTVTDTTAGKRTELVTLSNNITSSSQTVTPSRGDDSWFIKHLPVMAGVLSALVLLLVLGVSVICVKKKKKTSAKEEEDDQELTYTDVRVVQRRQVQQSDEGEVEYDQDFRVTSAGC
- the LOC131472949 gene encoding uncharacterized protein LOC131472949 isoform X2, producing the protein MEAVFTLLLMLLGVSHGVETHCDGRRNGTHCYGAVGETVFIQLMDIIPPRFTLQKNKTRILRWKNKTLSIYVMKNRLSFDDSKGTLRINNLQKSDSDKYSLDIQDSNGAAVENRTLNLSIQAPLSSVTLVNECLSQGEMRMSCTTEGGGDSPQYSWTLDGHTLTQDELLSGNKDTDIIVLRQNVSGLLVCSVSNHVTNISKDMRIATCVFINCTLSNGTHVSQWVFAATNTLCVEPTTVTDTTAEHLPVMAGVLSALVLLLVLGVSVICVKKKKKTSAKEEEDDQELTYTDVRVVQRRQVQQSDEGEVEYDQDFRVTSAGC